The following proteins are co-located in the Spirosoma montaniterrae genome:
- a CDS encoding (2Fe-2S)-binding protein: MAIFNLSVNGRVLRADVDADTPLLWVLRDTFGLVGTKYGCGIAQCGACTVHLNGEATRSCVLPVSAIGSAKITTIEGLSATGDHPVQRAWNEIDVPQCGYCQAGQIMSAAALLKRNPKPTDADIDAALAGNLCRCGTYHRIREAVKVAAKPTPKATK; this comes from the coding sequence ATGGCTATTTTTAACCTCTCTGTCAACGGTCGCGTATTGCGTGCTGATGTTGACGCTGATACGCCCTTACTTTGGGTGTTACGCGACACGTTCGGGTTAGTCGGCACGAAATATGGCTGTGGTATCGCTCAATGCGGTGCCTGTACGGTTCATTTGAACGGCGAAGCAACCCGCTCCTGTGTATTGCCTGTTTCGGCAATTGGCTCTGCGAAAATTACAACGATTGAGGGTTTATCAGCCACGGGTGATCATCCGGTGCAACGCGCCTGGAATGAAATCGACGTGCCACAGTGTGGCTACTGTCAGGCCGGGCAAATTATGTCGGCGGCTGCGTTACTAAAGCGTAATCCCAAACCAACCGATGCTGACATTGATGCCGCACTCGCTGGCAATCTGTGCCGTTGCGGTACATATCACCGCATTCGCGAAGCTGTTAAGGTTGCTGCTAAACCCACTCCTAAAGCCACCAAATAA
- the tyrS gene encoding tyrosine--tRNA ligase has protein sequence MNFIDELRWRGMLHDMTPGTEEQLSREMTAGYIGFDPTAASLHIGNLATIMLLVHLQRAGHKPFALVGGATGMIGDPSGKAAEREFLSEDTLRRNQDGIRRQLEKFLDFDCGPNSAEMVNNYDWFREISFLGFLREAGKHITVNYMMAKDSVKKRLETGISFTEFSYQLLQGYDFYWLYKNKGLRLQMGGSDQWGNITTGTELIRRKESDAGNVDAQAFALTTPLLTKADGSKFGKSESGNVWLDPGMTSPYQFYQFWLNAADADCPRLIRVYTLLSKEEIEALEQQHAEAPHLRILQKAIAQDVTIRIHGQTGYDLAVKASDVLFGKATLNTLRSIEVHEFDVIFEGVPQTEITTDELASCKDITDLLSVGSRGEIYASKGEARRAISQNAVSLNKIKVADPAATVDLEWLQGRYVLVSKGKKNHLLKKV, from the coding sequence ATGAATTTTATTGACGAACTCCGCTGGCGTGGTATGCTCCACGACATGACCCCTGGTACTGAAGAACAGTTAAGCAGAGAAATGACGGCTGGTTATATTGGTTTCGACCCAACAGCCGCGTCGCTGCACATTGGTAATCTTGCTACCATTATGCTCCTGGTGCATCTGCAACGCGCCGGTCACAAACCATTCGCGCTCGTGGGCGGAGCTACCGGCATGATTGGCGACCCGTCGGGCAAGGCCGCCGAGCGCGAATTTTTGTCGGAAGATACCCTACGTCGAAATCAGGATGGTATTCGTCGGCAGTTAGAAAAGTTTCTGGATTTCGACTGCGGGCCCAATTCTGCCGAAATGGTCAATAATTACGACTGGTTCAGGGAAATTTCGTTTCTTGGTTTCCTGCGCGAAGCGGGCAAACATATCACTGTCAATTATATGATGGCGAAAGATTCCGTGAAGAAACGGCTCGAGACCGGAATTTCATTCACCGAATTTTCGTACCAGCTTTTACAGGGCTACGATTTCTATTGGCTCTATAAGAATAAAGGACTGCGGTTGCAAATGGGCGGTTCCGACCAATGGGGAAACATCACCACCGGCACCGAATTGATTCGCCGAAAAGAAAGCGATGCCGGTAATGTTGATGCACAGGCATTTGCACTCACCACCCCCTTACTGACGAAAGCTGATGGCTCCAAATTTGGCAAGTCAGAAAGCGGCAACGTCTGGCTCGACCCAGGCATGACCTCGCCTTACCAGTTCTACCAGTTCTGGCTGAATGCTGCCGACGCCGATTGCCCCCGTCTGATTCGGGTGTATACCCTGTTAAGCAAGGAAGAAATAGAAGCTCTTGAGCAGCAACACGCCGAAGCTCCGCACCTGCGTATTTTACAAAAAGCCATTGCTCAGGACGTAACTATCCGAATTCACGGGCAAACCGGCTACGACCTCGCGGTGAAAGCATCAGACGTATTATTTGGTAAAGCTACCCTCAATACGCTGCGCTCGATTGAAGTACATGAATTCGATGTGATTTTTGAAGGCGTCCCACAAACTGAAATCACCACCGATGAACTCGCATCCTGCAAAGACATCACCGACCTATTATCCGTCGGTAGCCGGGGTGAAATATATGCATCGAAAGGCGAAGCTCGTCGGGCTATCTCACAAAATGCAGTTAGCTTGAACAAAATAAAAGTAGCCGATCCTGCCGCAACTGTTGACCTCGAATGGCTACAGGGCCGTTATGTGCTTGTATCGAAGGGTAAAAAAAACCACCTGCTCAAAAAAGTTTAA
- a CDS encoding S-adenosylmethionine:tRNA ribosyltransferase-isomerase, with amino-acid sequence MTDTQILSLQQFQYDLPDDRIARFPLTRRDASKLLVYRAGEISHAHFYDLPDQLPSDSFLFFNNTKVIPARLHFTRATGAIIELFLLNPFPAEQPITQAMEATGSAIWQGMIGNRKRWKPDETLETVIPTPTGDVVLTVAWHDSEQSVVRLSWQPTNLTFAQLIQYAGEIPLPPYLKRDPIDADRDTYQTVYSEKEGAVAAPTAGLHFTEAVFDNLNRRGIGHDYLTLHVGAGTFQPIKTDDVRQHLMHTEQVVYSQQNVRNIVANLGRIIPIGTTSMRALESLYWMGVKLLRDEANPFLLDQEYAYWLPAEYQPTPEEAVQAVLQHLINTRQETIIAHTGIYITPGYAMKLCKGIITNFHQPGSTLILLISALIGNNWRAVYDEALRTNYRFLSYGDSSLLIPKSERAKE; translated from the coding sequence ATGACTGACACGCAAATTTTGTCGTTGCAGCAGTTTCAATACGACCTGCCCGATGACCGAATCGCCCGTTTCCCACTCACCCGGCGCGACGCGTCGAAACTGCTCGTCTATCGCGCCGGAGAAATCAGCCACGCGCATTTTTATGATCTGCCCGACCAACTACCGTCCGATAGCTTTCTGTTCTTTAATAACACGAAAGTGATTCCGGCGCGGCTGCACTTTACGCGGGCAACCGGAGCCATTATCGAACTGTTTTTGCTGAACCCATTTCCGGCAGAACAGCCCATTACGCAGGCAATGGAGGCTACCGGCTCGGCCATATGGCAGGGTATGATCGGCAACCGTAAACGCTGGAAGCCCGACGAAACCCTCGAAACCGTTATCCCGACGCCAACCGGCGACGTTGTGTTGACCGTAGCCTGGCACGATTCCGAACAGTCGGTGGTGCGGCTAAGCTGGCAACCCACCAACCTGACATTCGCGCAACTGATTCAGTACGCGGGCGAGATTCCATTACCGCCATACCTGAAACGCGACCCCATCGACGCCGACCGCGACACCTACCAGACCGTTTATTCGGAAAAGGAAGGAGCCGTAGCCGCGCCCACTGCCGGGCTGCATTTTACCGAAGCTGTTTTTGATAATCTGAATCGCCGGGGCATCGGTCACGACTATCTCACGCTGCACGTTGGGGCAGGAACATTCCAGCCCATCAAAACCGACGACGTTCGGCAGCATCTGATGCACACGGAGCAAGTGGTGTATTCGCAGCAGAACGTGCGAAACATAGTAGCTAATCTGGGGCGCATTATCCCGATTGGCACAACCTCGATGCGGGCATTGGAGAGTTTGTACTGGATGGGGGTAAAACTTCTGCGCGACGAGGCTAACCCGTTTCTGCTCGATCAGGAATACGCCTACTGGCTTCCTGCCGAGTATCAGCCAACGCCCGAAGAAGCGGTGCAGGCCGTGTTGCAGCACTTGATAAACACCCGACAGGAGACCATCATAGCGCATACGGGTATTTATATTACGCCGGGTTATGCAATGAAACTTTGTAAAGGCATCATCACAAATTTCCACCAGCCCGGCTCAACCCTGATTCTACTGATCAGCGCATTGATTGGCAACAACTGGCGTGCCGTTTACGATGAGGCTCTACGCACAAATTACCGTTTTCTAAGCTACGGCGATTCATCGCTCTTAATTCCAAAGAGTGAAAGAGCGAAAGAGTGA
- a CDS encoding cob(I)yrinic acid a,c-diamide adenosyltransferase, whose amino-acid sequence MKIYTKTGDKGQTALIGGRRVSKADLRIDSYGTVDELNSWIGLVRDQAVNSNRRDLLKEIQDRLFTVGAELATDPGKAPKQKMPAIVSNDVKLLENAMDTMDAELPELRAFVLPGGHEAVSYCHLARTVCRRAERLVITLNESSPVDELVLQYLNRLSDYLFVLSRKMAQELNAEEVAWQPRL is encoded by the coding sequence ATGAAAATATACACGAAAACGGGTGATAAGGGCCAAACCGCCCTCATTGGCGGACGCCGGGTGAGTAAAGCTGATTTGCGAATCGATAGCTACGGCACAGTCGATGAGCTAAATTCCTGGATTGGTCTGGTACGCGATCAGGCCGTAAATAGCAACCGCCGGGATTTGCTGAAGGAAATACAGGATCGGCTTTTTACGGTTGGGGCTGAGCTGGCTACCGACCCTGGAAAAGCACCTAAACAGAAAATGCCCGCCATTGTGTCCAACGATGTGAAACTGCTGGAAAATGCGATGGATACGATGGATGCCGAATTACCCGAACTGCGGGCGTTTGTGCTGCCGGGTGGTCATGAAGCCGTATCATACTGCCACCTCGCCCGCACCGTTTGCCGACGTGCCGAACGGCTGGTAATTACCCTGAACGAATCGTCGCCGGTCGATGAACTCGTATTGCAGTACCTCAACCGGCTATCAGATTATCTGTTTGTGTTAAGCCGTAAAATGGCACAGGAATTGAACGCTGAGGAAGTAGCCTGGCAACCGCGTTTGTAA
- a CDS encoding putative toxin-antitoxin system toxin component, PIN family, giving the protein MPVKRKINVVLDANWFVSACISRNSRRTVYYKILRNDRLRAYYSSELVEEFRGVISRRKFAKKITMAQVNRFQSLAQLFMRHIDGLPVTGVVRDKNDDYLLGVCKACHADFLITGDDDLLIVGTFEQTTILSMGQFLQILPLL; this is encoded by the coding sequence ATGCCCGTAAAAAGAAAGATTAATGTAGTATTGGATGCCAATTGGTTCGTGTCGGCGTGCATAAGCCGCAACTCACGGCGAACGGTATACTATAAAATTCTGCGTAATGATCGATTACGGGCGTATTATTCATCAGAACTCGTAGAAGAGTTTCGGGGAGTTATCAGTCGGCGTAAGTTCGCTAAAAAAATTACGATGGCGCAAGTCAACCGCTTCCAATCATTGGCTCAGCTTTTCATGAGACACATTGATGGATTACCTGTAACGGGTGTGGTTCGTGACAAGAACGATGACTATTTATTAGGGGTATGTAAGGCTTGTCATGCTGATTTTTTAATAACAGGCGATGATGACCTGTTAATAGTGGGTACGTTTGAGCAAACAACTATTCTGAGCATGGGGCAATTCCTGCAAATTCTACCCCTGTTGTAA
- a CDS encoding MFS transporter: MPTTTGRFRWRIVALLFLATTINYIDRQVLSFTMTDDIFRKEMLDIAPNAPLTKEAIDRFKILYGDVNAAFNFAYAIGFLFVGWLIDRIGTRRGFALGILVWSTAAVLSTFVQNMAGLRWVRILLGLGESANFPSSVKTVAEWFPRRERSFANGLFNAGTNVGIILTALLVPVLILQFGWRSSFFVTGLLGFGLLVVWWFTYSKPERSRQLSANELAYIRSDTDSTPPVKVSWGRLLGYKQTWAFAIGKFMADPIWWFYMSWLPDFFNSNDALDQKLDLKSFGIPFLIIYVVSDAGSVFFGWFTTQLMNRGWSANRARKTTMLICALCIVPIFFAAQTSSLTVAIGLIALATAAHQGWSANMYTFASDLFPRTVVASVTGIGGMFGAIGGILLSLLAGRIITAFGYEPMFIIASCTYLVALLLIHWVLPKMEPVKAEELMHELV; encoded by the coding sequence ATGCCTACTACAACCGGTCGCTTTCGCTGGCGAATTGTTGCGCTGCTTTTTCTGGCGACGACCATTAATTATATCGACCGGCAGGTGCTGTCTTTTACGATGACCGACGACATTTTCCGCAAGGAGATGCTCGATATTGCGCCCAATGCGCCACTGACCAAAGAAGCTATCGACCGATTCAAAATTTTGTACGGCGACGTAAACGCGGCTTTCAATTTCGCCTATGCCATTGGTTTTCTGTTTGTTGGCTGGCTGATCGACCGTATTGGTACGCGCCGGGGGTTTGCGCTGGGCATCCTGGTCTGGAGTACGGCAGCCGTACTAAGTACGTTTGTGCAGAATATGGCCGGGTTGCGCTGGGTGCGCATTCTGCTCGGTTTGGGCGAATCGGCCAACTTTCCGTCGTCGGTGAAAACGGTAGCCGAGTGGTTTCCACGTCGGGAGCGGTCGTTTGCCAATGGGTTATTCAACGCAGGTACTAACGTCGGCATTATTCTAACCGCCTTACTTGTGCCGGTTCTGATTCTCCAGTTTGGCTGGCGCAGTTCATTTTTCGTTACGGGTCTGCTCGGTTTTGGTCTGTTGGTGGTCTGGTGGTTTACGTATAGCAAACCCGAACGCAGCCGCCAACTGTCGGCCAACGAATTGGCGTATATCCGTAGCGACACCGACTCAACACCCCCTGTTAAAGTTTCGTGGGGGCGGCTGCTGGGCTATAAACAGACGTGGGCCTTTGCCATTGGCAAGTTCATGGCCGACCCGATCTGGTGGTTTTACATGTCGTGGCTTCCCGATTTTTTCAACTCTAACGACGCCCTCGACCAGAAACTCGACCTGAAAAGTTTTGGCATCCCATTCCTGATTATCTACGTCGTATCTGACGCGGGCAGCGTGTTTTTCGGCTGGTTCACCACCCAGCTAATGAACCGGGGCTGGTCGGCCAACCGGGCACGAAAAACAACCATGCTCATTTGTGCTCTGTGTATAGTACCCATTTTTTTTGCTGCTCAAACCAGTAGCCTGACCGTTGCTATTGGCCTGATTGCGCTGGCTACGGCGGCCCATCAGGGCTGGTCGGCCAACATGTACACGTTTGCATCTGATTTGTTTCCGCGCACGGTTGTAGCGTCGGTAACGGGTATTGGTGGTATGTTTGGTGCCATTGGCGGCATACTTCTGTCGCTGCTGGCGGGTCGAATCATCACTGCATTTGGTTATGAGCCTATGTTTATTATTGCCAGTTGCACCTACCTGGTAGCTTTGCTGCTCATTCACTGGGTTTTGCCCAAAATGGAGCCGGTAAAAGCCGAAGAATTAATGCACGAATTAGTTTAA
- a CDS encoding sugar kinase: MSIVTFGEVMMRLSPPGVERFAQTDTLTMHFGGTEANVAVSLAQFGLSATHVTRFPDHALGRAASGYLRRYGVQTQHVRHGDGRMGLYFLETGAGSRASQIVYDRIDSAFARIRPGEVDWEHILQGSPGAPVRWFHWTGITPALSQGAADCLLDGIQTANRLGIPVSGDIVYRSNLWQYGRTPQEIMPALTEGCTLILGGKALFSEIYGVVGSTFIEAGRAMIDRFPRLRYVTDTKRTSISASHNQLSAKLFDGEQVYKSRVYTMQPIVDRIGTGDAYMAGLIYGLLEFNDSQRAVEFGAAASALKHTIPGDVNLATVAEVETLANGDESGRLKR; this comes from the coding sequence ATGAGTATCGTAACATTTGGGGAGGTGATGATGCGGCTGAGTCCGCCGGGTGTTGAGCGATTCGCCCAAACCGACACACTGACCATGCATTTTGGCGGCACTGAGGCCAACGTAGCCGTTTCGCTCGCGCAGTTTGGCTTATCGGCCACGCACGTCACGCGCTTTCCCGATCATGCGCTGGGGCGGGCTGCGTCGGGGTATCTACGTCGGTATGGCGTTCAAACCCAGCATGTTCGGCACGGCGACGGGCGCATGGGCCTCTATTTCCTGGAAACCGGCGCCGGAAGCCGCGCAAGCCAGATTGTTTATGATCGCATCGACTCGGCCTTTGCCCGGATCAGGCCCGGCGAGGTCGATTGGGAACACATTTTGCAAGGCTCGCCGGGTGCGCCGGTACGCTGGTTTCACTGGACGGGCATTACCCCCGCCCTATCGCAGGGTGCTGCCGACTGCTTGCTGGATGGCATTCAGACCGCCAATCGGCTCGGCATTCCTGTTTCGGGCGATATTGTTTACCGCTCTAACCTCTGGCAATATGGCCGCACTCCCCAGGAAATTATGCCTGCCCTAACCGAAGGCTGCACGCTGATTCTGGGCGGAAAAGCACTGTTCTCGGAAATTTATGGCGTAGTAGGCAGCACCTTTATCGAAGCAGGGCGGGCTATGATAGACCGTTTCCCACGTCTTCGCTACGTGACCGATACGAAACGAACATCGATCAGCGCGTCGCATAACCAACTGTCGGCCAAGCTATTCGATGGTGAGCAGGTCTACAAATCACGCGTCTATACTATGCAGCCCATCGTAGATCGGATTGGCACGGGCGATGCTTATATGGCCGGGCTGATCTACGGTTTGCTCGAATTCAACGACTCGCAACGGGCCGTTGAATTCGGCGCGGCAGCGTCGGCATTGAAACACACGATTCCGGGCGATGTGAATCTGGCAACGGTGGCTGAGGTGGAAACACTGGCAAACGGCGACGAGTCAGGAAGGCTCAAGCGATAA